From Triticum aestivum cultivar Chinese Spring chromosome 4A, IWGSC CS RefSeq v2.1, whole genome shotgun sequence, a single genomic window includes:
- the LOC123086530 gene encoding transcription factor LHW isoform X2 yields the protein MAVGEALRRLCEEIGWSYAVFWKAIGAADPVHLVWEDGYCGHTPCPAGSEASQARAAELGCSAAVDSICSLVRKDMAEQVHVVGEGTIGRVAFTGSHQWIIHGTADDHGLSSEVASEMHYQFRAGIKTIAIIPVLPRGVLQLGSTGVVVENTSFVMHAKKLCSQLNQRSSMAASASVKSTSNQSRPLHGASNIQAADNSFSQFPVMREQYRRSDSATASSSKSLNASLFEAAQQNGLTGREHIVYGKPNDMFLQQASYCDSRLGSNTLSAAISSDLVPSSLASVEQQQMLMNTIGQLEFGSGADLARSALLKSLLYRNPFMHETSDMKLSHGRVGLSQGTTGHGSYGFLPGSAGVVSTTLCTSSQVSEQGSHSSSGMLRQKQPPVSCNVPQSSEFTMKMVRQERSSESALPVSSQSDAQVSNCLNGISQENLLSRSGHMQKDQNANRANDTRVAVSTQGVKNVDGCMLPAMPSETAHSLLLQPTWDNDLFDIFGSEFHQLGHNVDANLVSSCDAKSHSLDRDAAEPSICLDSSSLFSSLDNDFPCSGIFSLTDTDQLLDAVISNVNPSSKQSSDDNASCKTALTDIPNISHFGLEELKQCDSSGIPSTVIKNESTQIVRQPYYFDKTEDGCLSQNNGAQKSQIRLWIENGQNMKCESASASNSKGLDTQSKSNRKRSRPGESSKARPKDRQLIQDRIKELREMVPNGAKCSIDALLEKTVKHMLFLQSVTKHADKLKDSTESKILGSENGPVWKDYFEGGATWAFDVGSQSMTCPIIVEDLDRPRQMLVEMICEDRGIFLEIADFIKGLGLTILRGVMEARKSKIWARFTVEANRDVTRMEIFLSLVRLLEPNCDGSGAVENPNSVNMPLGLVRQPVIPATGGIQ from the exons ATGGCGGTCGGGGAGGCGCTGCGGCGCCTCTGCGAGGAGATCGGCTGGTCCTACGCCGTCTTCTGGAAGGCCATCGGCGCCGCCGACCCCGT GCATTTGGTGTGGGAGGACGGCTACTGCGGCCACACGCCATGCCCCGCCGGATCTGAGGCTTCTCAAGCCAGGGCCGCTGAGCTCGGGTGTTCTGCTGCTGTTGACAGCATTTGCTCACTCGTTCGGAAGGACATGGCCGAGCAGGTTCATGTCGTGGGAGAAGG GACCATCGGCCGTGTTGCCTTCACTGGCAGTCATCAATGGATCATCCATGGTACTGCGGATGATCACGGGCTCTCATCTGAG GTTGCTTCTGAGATGCATTATCAGTTCAGAGCTGGCATTAAG ACTATTGCGATTATTCCTGTCCTACCACGCGGCGTGCTACAATTAGGCTCTACTGGTGTG GTTGTGGAGAACACAAGTTTTGTGATGCATGCAAAGAAATTGTGCTCTCAGCTGAACCAGCGATCAAGTATGGCTGCATCTGCTTCAGTAAAAAGTACTTCGAATCAGTCGCGTCCTCTGCATGGTGCCTCAAACATCCAAGCCGCAGACAATTCCTTCAGTCAATTCCCAGTGATGCGTGAACAATACAGACGCTCTGATAGCGCAACTGCGTCAAGTAGCAAATCACTAAATGCATCTTTGTTTGAGGCTGCACAACAGAATGGTCTAACTGGTAGAGAGCATATTGTCTATGGCAAGCCTAACGATATGTTTTTACAACAAGCGTCTTATTGTGATAGTCGACTTGGAAGTAATACACTGAGTGCTGCAATAAGTTCTGATTTGGTCCCATCAAGCTTGGCATCAGTGGAGCAACAGCAAATGCTGATGAACACCATTGGACAGTTAGAATTTGGTAGCGGTGCAGATTTGGCAAGGAGTGCACTGCTAAAATCGCTTTTATACCGAAATCCTTTTATGCATGAAACTAGTGACATGAAGCTGTCACATGGAAGAGTTGGCCTATCCCAAGGGACTACTGGTCATGGGAGTTATGGTTTCCTCCCTGGAAGTGCCGGAGTAGTCAGTACTACCTTATGTACATCAAGTCAAGTATCAGAACAAGGAAGCCATTCCAGTTCAGGAATGTTACGGCAGAAGCAACCTCCAGTTTCTTGTAATGTTCCCCAATCTTCTGAATTCACCATGAAAATGGTGCGCCAAGAAAGGTCATCTGAAAGTGCTCTACCTGTATCTTCTCAATCTGATGCTCAGGTTTCTAATTGCTTGAATGGCATTTCCCAAGAGAATCTATTGAGTAGGTCAGGTCATATGCAGAAAGATCAAAATGCAAATAGAGCAAATGATACACGTGTTGCTGTGAGCACACAAGGTGTGAAGAATGTGGATGGTTGCATGTTGCCAGCTATGCCCAGTGAGACAGCTCACTCATTGCTTTTGCAGCCAACATGGGATAATGACTTATTTGATATATTTGGTTCTGAATTTCATCAGTTGGGTCATAACGTGGATGCTAATTTGGTGTCCTCCTGTGATGCAAAATCTCATAGCTTAGACAGAGATGCAGCTGAACCCTCGATTTGTCTTGATTCTTCTTCACTCTTCAGTTCACTAGACAATGACTTCCCCTGTTCCGGGATCTTCTCACTAACTGATACTGATCAATTACTGGATGCTGTCATCTCAAATGTCAACCCCAGCAGTAAGCAGAGTTCTGATGACAATGCTTCTTGCAAGACTGCATTGACTGACATTCCAAACATTTCTCATTTTGGTTTGGAAGAGTTAAAGCAATGTGACTCCTCTGGCATTCCTTCAACGGTAATCAAGAATGAGTCCACACAGATTGTTAGACAACCATATTACTTTGATAAGACTGAAGATGGTTGTCTTTCCCAAAATAATGGAGCACAGAAATCCCAGATACGTCTTTGGATTGAGAATGGTCAGAACATGAAATGTGAAAGTGCATCAGCTTCTAACAGCAAAGGCCTTGATACACAAAGCAAGTCAAATCGAAAGAGATCTCGACCTGGAGAGAGTTCTAAGGCACGGCCAAAGGATCGACAGCTGATACAGGATCGTATAAAGGAGCTCCGAGAAATGGTGCCTAATGGAGCTAAG TGCAGCATTGATGCTTTGTTGGAGAAGACAGTTAAGCACATGCTCTTCTTGCAAAGCGTTACAAAGCATGCAGACAAGCTCAAGGATTCTACTGAATCTAAG ATACTTGGCAGTGAGAATGGTCCTGTATGGAAAGACTACTTTGAAGGTGGTGCAACCTGGGCCTTTGATGTTGGCTCTCAGTCTATGACATGTCCAATCATCGTTGAGGATCTTGACAGACCACGTCAGATGCTTGTGGAG ATGATTTGTGAGGATAGAGGCATCTTCTTGGAGATAGCTGATTTCATCAAAGGACTTGGATTGACCATCCTGAGGGGTGTAATGGAAGCACGTAAAAGTAAAATTTGGGCCCGCTTTACTGTTGAG GCAAACAGGGACGTTACCAGAATGGAGATCTTTCTCTCGCTTGTACGGTTATTGGAACCCAACTGTGATGGCAGCGGAGCAGTAGAGAATCCCAACAGTGTAAACATGCCTCTTGGTTTGGTTCGCCAACCTGTCATCCCGGCAACAGGTGGTATCCAGTGA
- the LOC123086530 gene encoding transcription factor LHW isoform X1 → MAVGEALRRLCEEIGWSYAVFWKAIGAADPVHLVWEDGYCGHTPCPAGSEASQARAAELGCSAAVDSICSLVRKDMAEQVHVVGEGTIGRVAFTGSHQWIIHGTADDHGLSSEVASEMHYQFRAGIKTIAIIPVLPRGVLQLGSTGVVVENTSFVMHAKKLCSQLNQRSSMAASASVKSTSNQSRPLHGASNIQAADNSFSQFPVMREQYRRSDSATASSSKSLNASLFEAAQQNGLTGREHIVYGKPNDMFLQQASYCDSRLGSNTLSAAISSDLVPSSLASVEQQQMLMNTIGQLEFGSGADLARSALLKSLLYRNPFMHETSDMKLSHGRVGLSQGTTGHGSYGFLPGSAGVVSTTLCTSSQVSEQGSHSSSGMLRQKQPPVSCNVPQSSEFTMKMVRQERSSESALPVSSQSDAQVSNCLNGISQENLLSRSGHMQKDQNANRANDTRVAVSTQGVKNVDGCMLPAMPSETAHSLLLQPTWDNDLFDIFGSEFHQLGHNVDANLVSSCDAKSHSLDRDAAEPSICLDSSSLFSSLDNDFPCSGIFSLTDTDQLLDAVISNVNPSSKQSSDDNASCKTALTDIPNISHFGLEELKQCDSSGIPSTVIKNESTQIVRQPYYFDKTEDGCLSQNNGAQKSQIRLWIENGQNMKCESASASNSKGLDTQSKSNRKRSRPGESSKARPKDRQLIQDRIKELREMVPNGAKQCSIDALLEKTVKHMLFLQSVTKHADKLKDSTESKILGSENGPVWKDYFEGGATWAFDVGSQSMTCPIIVEDLDRPRQMLVEMICEDRGIFLEIADFIKGLGLTILRGVMEARKSKIWARFTVEANRDVTRMEIFLSLVRLLEPNCDGSGAVENPNSVNMPLGLVRQPVIPATGGIQ, encoded by the exons ATGGCGGTCGGGGAGGCGCTGCGGCGCCTCTGCGAGGAGATCGGCTGGTCCTACGCCGTCTTCTGGAAGGCCATCGGCGCCGCCGACCCCGT GCATTTGGTGTGGGAGGACGGCTACTGCGGCCACACGCCATGCCCCGCCGGATCTGAGGCTTCTCAAGCCAGGGCCGCTGAGCTCGGGTGTTCTGCTGCTGTTGACAGCATTTGCTCACTCGTTCGGAAGGACATGGCCGAGCAGGTTCATGTCGTGGGAGAAGG GACCATCGGCCGTGTTGCCTTCACTGGCAGTCATCAATGGATCATCCATGGTACTGCGGATGATCACGGGCTCTCATCTGAG GTTGCTTCTGAGATGCATTATCAGTTCAGAGCTGGCATTAAG ACTATTGCGATTATTCCTGTCCTACCACGCGGCGTGCTACAATTAGGCTCTACTGGTGTG GTTGTGGAGAACACAAGTTTTGTGATGCATGCAAAGAAATTGTGCTCTCAGCTGAACCAGCGATCAAGTATGGCTGCATCTGCTTCAGTAAAAAGTACTTCGAATCAGTCGCGTCCTCTGCATGGTGCCTCAAACATCCAAGCCGCAGACAATTCCTTCAGTCAATTCCCAGTGATGCGTGAACAATACAGACGCTCTGATAGCGCAACTGCGTCAAGTAGCAAATCACTAAATGCATCTTTGTTTGAGGCTGCACAACAGAATGGTCTAACTGGTAGAGAGCATATTGTCTATGGCAAGCCTAACGATATGTTTTTACAACAAGCGTCTTATTGTGATAGTCGACTTGGAAGTAATACACTGAGTGCTGCAATAAGTTCTGATTTGGTCCCATCAAGCTTGGCATCAGTGGAGCAACAGCAAATGCTGATGAACACCATTGGACAGTTAGAATTTGGTAGCGGTGCAGATTTGGCAAGGAGTGCACTGCTAAAATCGCTTTTATACCGAAATCCTTTTATGCATGAAACTAGTGACATGAAGCTGTCACATGGAAGAGTTGGCCTATCCCAAGGGACTACTGGTCATGGGAGTTATGGTTTCCTCCCTGGAAGTGCCGGAGTAGTCAGTACTACCTTATGTACATCAAGTCAAGTATCAGAACAAGGAAGCCATTCCAGTTCAGGAATGTTACGGCAGAAGCAACCTCCAGTTTCTTGTAATGTTCCCCAATCTTCTGAATTCACCATGAAAATGGTGCGCCAAGAAAGGTCATCTGAAAGTGCTCTACCTGTATCTTCTCAATCTGATGCTCAGGTTTCTAATTGCTTGAATGGCATTTCCCAAGAGAATCTATTGAGTAGGTCAGGTCATATGCAGAAAGATCAAAATGCAAATAGAGCAAATGATACACGTGTTGCTGTGAGCACACAAGGTGTGAAGAATGTGGATGGTTGCATGTTGCCAGCTATGCCCAGTGAGACAGCTCACTCATTGCTTTTGCAGCCAACATGGGATAATGACTTATTTGATATATTTGGTTCTGAATTTCATCAGTTGGGTCATAACGTGGATGCTAATTTGGTGTCCTCCTGTGATGCAAAATCTCATAGCTTAGACAGAGATGCAGCTGAACCCTCGATTTGTCTTGATTCTTCTTCACTCTTCAGTTCACTAGACAATGACTTCCCCTGTTCCGGGATCTTCTCACTAACTGATACTGATCAATTACTGGATGCTGTCATCTCAAATGTCAACCCCAGCAGTAAGCAGAGTTCTGATGACAATGCTTCTTGCAAGACTGCATTGACTGACATTCCAAACATTTCTCATTTTGGTTTGGAAGAGTTAAAGCAATGTGACTCCTCTGGCATTCCTTCAACGGTAATCAAGAATGAGTCCACACAGATTGTTAGACAACCATATTACTTTGATAAGACTGAAGATGGTTGTCTTTCCCAAAATAATGGAGCACAGAAATCCCAGATACGTCTTTGGATTGAGAATGGTCAGAACATGAAATGTGAAAGTGCATCAGCTTCTAACAGCAAAGGCCTTGATACACAAAGCAAGTCAAATCGAAAGAGATCTCGACCTGGAGAGAGTTCTAAGGCACGGCCAAAGGATCGACAGCTGATACAGGATCGTATAAAGGAGCTCCGAGAAATGGTGCCTAATGGAGCTAAG CAGTGCAGCATTGATGCTTTGTTGGAGAAGACAGTTAAGCACATGCTCTTCTTGCAAAGCGTTACAAAGCATGCAGACAAGCTCAAGGATTCTACTGAATCTAAG ATACTTGGCAGTGAGAATGGTCCTGTATGGAAAGACTACTTTGAAGGTGGTGCAACCTGGGCCTTTGATGTTGGCTCTCAGTCTATGACATGTCCAATCATCGTTGAGGATCTTGACAGACCACGTCAGATGCTTGTGGAG ATGATTTGTGAGGATAGAGGCATCTTCTTGGAGATAGCTGATTTCATCAAAGGACTTGGATTGACCATCCTGAGGGGTGTAATGGAAGCACGTAAAAGTAAAATTTGGGCCCGCTTTACTGTTGAG GCAAACAGGGACGTTACCAGAATGGAGATCTTTCTCTCGCTTGTACGGTTATTGGAACCCAACTGTGATGGCAGCGGAGCAGTAGAGAATCCCAACAGTGTAAACATGCCTCTTGGTTTGGTTCGCCAACCTGTCATCCCGGCAACAGGTGGTATCCAGTGA
- the LOC123086532 gene encoding BEL1-like homeodomain protein 1 — MAAYYHGGAGTDIHQAGSDGLQTLYLMNPSYGNGSYGDAGPSGANMMLLNSAVSSMTPASFGGHQASPPPGQHFVGIPLQAPPSGYNLWTPATTGIADVMSPPTQQAHGVSAVLSLSSRETPPVTVASIAGDEGRYHLGASTAASQGQVVMNSKYLRAAQELLDEVVSVSKGVDDVDTKAKSAASVKKKEDSEGLSGGGGEEGASGAKGGAPAPEMSTAERQELQMKKGKLVNMLDEVEQRYRQYHQQMASVSSSFEAVAGAGSARTYTALALRTISRQFRCLRDAIASQVRAASRALGEDCDAEGLGGGLGGGRGVGSRLRYIDHQLRQQRALQQLGMMQSSAWRPQRGLPERSVSILRAWLFEHFLHPYPKDSDKIMLAKQTGLTRSQVSNWFINARVRLWKPMVEEMYLEETKEHQQQQDGGDDKGRPSGSGPAGGKSSSNADGVDDGTPRSMARAAAGAGTSEGGGTVQASLLELAGDHQAHAGFYDEEGEDGGLRRGFKKARAAGLEQQPPAAFDFGALHHAQAAAAAAAAAARQQHDEVSHRELLMKFMESGGAAGARDHHHHQQDEDGAGGGYSLFAPGPYGQFGADQSFAFAGAGQHGGVSLTLGLPHGAGDQTAFLMGGGSSNGADSGGSGAAGYDMNMQTTKSFAAQLMRDFVA; from the exons ATGGCAGCGTACTACCACGGCGGCGCCGGCACGGACATCCATCAGGCCGGCAGCGACGGCCTGCAAACACTGTACCTCATGAACCCAAGCTACGGCAACGGCAGCTACGGGGACGCCGGGCCCTCCGGGGCCAACATGATGCTCCTCAACTCAGCGGTGAGCTCCATGACCCCGGCGTCCTTCGGCGGCCACCAGGCGTCGCCACCGCCGGGGCAGCACTTCGTCGGCATCCCTCTCCAGGCGCCCCCCTCGGGCTACAACCTGTGGACCCCGGCCACAACAGGCATCGCCGACGTCATGTCGCCGCCGACGCAGCAGGCTCATGGCGTGAGTGCCGTGCTCAGCCTGTCGTCCCGCGAGACGCCGCCGGTCACGGTGGCCTCCATCGCCGGCGACGAAGGGAGGTACCACCTTGGGGCGTCGACCGCGGCGTCGCAGGGGCAGGTGGTGATGAACTCCAAATACCTCAGGGCGGCGCAGGAGCTGCTCGACGAGGTGGTGAGTGTGAGCAAGGGCGTGGACGACGTGGACACCAAGGCGAAGAGCGCTGCGTCGGTCAAGAAGAAGGAGGATTCGGAAGGcctttccggcggcggcggggaggaaggCGCCAGCGGGGCCAAGGGCGGCGCGCCAGCGCCCGAGATGTCGACGGCGGAGCGGCAGGAGCTGCAGATGAAGAAAGGCAAACTGGTTAACATGCTTGACGAG GTGGAGCAGCGGTACCGGCAGTACCACCAGCAGATGGCGTCGGTGTCGTCGTCGTTCGAGGCAGTGGCCGGCGCCGGGTCGGCGCGGACGTACACGGCGCTGGCGCTGCGCACCATCTCGCGGCAGTTCCGCTGCCTCCGCGACGCCATCGCCTCCCAGGTGCGCGCCGCCAGCCGCGCCCTGGGCGAGGACTGCGACGCCGAGGGGCTCGGCGGCGGGCTCGGCGGCGGTCGCGGCGTCGGGTCCCGGCTCCGGTACATCGACCACCAGCTCCGGCAGCAGCGCGCGCTGCAGCAGCTGGGAATGATGCAGAGCAGCGCGTGGCGCCCGCAGCGGGGCCTCCCCGAGCGCTCCGTCTCCATCCTCCGTGCATGGCTCTTCGAGCACTTCCTCCACCC ATACCCCAAGGATTCGGACAAGATCATGCTCGCCAAGCAGACCGGCCTCACCAGGAGCCAG GTGTCGAACTGGTTCATCAACGCGAGGGTGAGGCTGTGGAAGCCGATGGTGGAGGAGATGTACCTGGAGGAGACCAAGGAGCATCAGCAGCAGCAGGACGGCGGCGACGACAAGGGGAGGCCGTCCGGGTCCGGCCCCGCCGGAGGAAAGAGCAGCAGCAACGCTGACGGCGTGGACGACGGCACTCCGAGGTCCATGGCCAGAGCGGCGGCTGGGGCCGGGACGTCGGAGGGCGGCGGCACCGTCCAGGCGTCCttgctcgagctcgccggagaccACCAGGCGCACGCGGGGTTCTACGACGAGGAGGGTGAGGATGGCGGGTTGCGGCGCGGCTTCAAGAAGGCGAGGGCGGCCGGCCTCGAGCAGCAACCGCCGGCGGCGTTCGACTTCGGCGCGTTGCACCACGCGCAGGcggccgcggcggccgcggccgccgcaGCGAGGCAGCAGCACGACGAGGTGAGCCACCGGGAGCTGCTCATGAAGTTCATGgagagcggcggcgcggcgggcgcgagggaccaccaccaccaccaacaggaCGAGGACGGGGCCGGCGGCGGGTACTCCCTGTTCGCGCCGGGGCCGTACGGGCAGTTCGGCGCCGACCAGTCGTTCGCGTTCGCCGGGGCCGGGCAGCACGGCGGCGTCTCGCTCACGCTCGGCCTCCCCCACGGCGCCGGCGACCAGACGGCGTTCCTCatgggcggcggcagcagcaacggcgccgacagcggcggcagcggcgccgcCGGCTACGACATGAACATGCAGACCACCAAGTCCTTCGCGGCTCAGCTCATGAGAGACTTCGTGGCATAG